In Burkholderia lata, the DNA window GGCGTGCGATGCAGGTGATTCTAATCCGGCCGGGAGAAAAATCGTTATGGAATCTTATCTACTTTCGTTGGGTGCCGGCGTGTTGATCGGCATCGTCTACAGCGTGATCAAGGTGCGTTCGCCGGCACCGCCGCTGATCGCACTGGTCGGCCTGGCCGGCATGCTGATCGGCGCCCAGGCCATCGCGCCGATCCGTCACTGGCTCGGCTTCTGACCGCATCGAGGACACTTCATGAGCGCAACCGCAACTCAACCCGATCTCATCCTGCACAACGGGCGCATCACGACGCTCGATCATGCGAACCCCGTCGCTACCGCGGTGGCAATCAAGGACGGCCGCTTCGTCGCGGTCGGCGCCGACGCCGATATCGTGCCGCTCGCGGGCCGCGCGACGAAGGTCGTCGATCTCGATTGCCGCAGCGTGCTGCCGGGCCTGATCGACAACCACACGCACGTGATTCGCGGCGGCCTGAACTACAACCTCGAGCTGCGCTGGGATGGCGTGCGTTCGCTCGCGGTCGCGATGGAGATGCTGAAGCACCAGGTCGCGATCACGCCTGCGCCGCAATGGGTGCGCGTGGTTGGCGGCTTCACCGAACACCAGTTCGCGGAGAAGCGCCTGCCGACGATCGACGAACTCAATGCCGTCGCACCCGATACGCCGGTGTTCATCCTGCACCTGTACGACCGTGCGCTGCTGAATGCGGCCGCGCTGCGGGTGGTCGGCTACACGAAGGACACGCCCGAGCCGCCGGGCGGCACGATCCTGCGCGATGAAGCAGGCAACCCGACCGGCCTGCTGCTCGCGAACCCGAACGCGACGATCCTCTACGCAACGCTCGCGAAAGGGCCGAAGCTGCCGTTCGACTACCAGTACAACTCGACGCGCCACTTCATGCGCGAACTGAACCGGCTTGGCGTGACGGGCGTGATCGACGCAGGCGGCGGTTCGCAGAATTATCCCGACGATTACGAAGTGATCCGCAAGCTGCACGACGCGGGCGAGATGACCGTGCGGATCGCGTACAACCTGTTCACGCAGAAGCCGAACGCGGAAAAGGAAGACTTCGTGAACTGGACCAAGAGCGTCAAGTACCACGACGGCACCGACTACTTCCGCCACAACGGCGCGGGCGAGATGCTGGTGTTCTCGGCGGCCGACTTCGAGGATTTCCGCGTCGCGCGCCCGGATCTGCCGGCGCAGATGGAGGACGATCTCGAAGGCGTCGTGCGCGTGCTCGCACAGAACCGCTGGCCGTGGCGCATGCATGCGACCTACGACGAGACGATCAGCCGCGCGCTCGACGTGTTCGAGAAGGTGAACCGCGATATTCCGCTCGACGGGCTGAACTGGTTCTTCGATCATGCGGAAACGGTCTCCGATAAATCGATGGACCGGATTGCCGCGCTCGGCGGCGGCATTGCAGTGCAGCACCGGATGGCGTACCAGGGCGAATACTTCGTCGAGCGCTACGGCGCGCAGGCGGCCGAGGCGACGCCGCCGGTCGCGAAGATGCTCGACAAGGGGATCAAGGTGTCGGCCGGCACCGACGCGACACGCGTGGCGTCGTACAACCCGTGGGTGTCGCTCGCGTGGCTCGTGACGGGCAAGACGGTCGGCGGCCTGCGGATGTATCCGCAGCGCAACCTGCTCGATCGCGAGACGGCGCTGCGCATGTGGACCGAGTACGTGACGTGGTTTTCGAACGAAGAGGGGAAGAAAGGGCGCATCGCGGTCGGCCAGCTCGCCGACCTGATGGTCCCGGATCGCGATTTCTTCACGTGTGCGGAGGACGATATCGTCGATACGACTGCATTGCTGACGGTGGTCGGCGGCCGGATCGTGTGGGGGGCGGGGCCGTTCGCGTCGCACGATGCGCCGATTCCGCCCGCGATGCCTGACTGGTCGCCGGTGCGCGAGTACGGCGGCTACGGCGGCTGGGGCGCGACGCAGCGCAACGGCGCGCCGCTGCAACGCGCGGCGGCCGCCGCGATGTGCGGCTGCTCGAGCGCCTGCAACGTCCACGGTCATGCGCATGCCGGCGCATGGGGCCGCGCGTTGCCGACGTCGGATGCGAAGGGCTTCTGGGGCGCGTTCGGCTGTTCGTGCTGGGCGGTCTGACATGGCGACTCCGACCACTCGCGGCGGCGCCGGCAACCCGGCCTGGGTCCGCGCGCTGCTGGCGCAGCCGTGGGTGCTGCCGCTTGCGCGCCTGGCGCTGGTGTCCGCGTACCTGATCGGCGGTGTCGCGAAGGCGCTGGACTTCAACGGCGCGGTCGCGGAGCAGGCGCATTTCGGGCTGCAGCCGGCCGCGCTATGGGCCGCGCTGGCGATCGCAGTCGAGATCGCCGGCTCGCTGTGCATCGTGCTGGGCCGCTTCACGTGGCTCGGCGCGGGCAGCCTCGCCATGCTGACGCTGGTCGCGATGGCGGTGGCCAACGATTTCTGGAACCGCACGGGCGCCGAGCATTTCATGGCGCTCAACAGCTTTTTCGAGCATCTCGGGCTGATCGCCGCACTCGTGCTCGCGACCCGGCTCGCCGATGCGAAGCGCACGGACGGCGACGGCCGCGCGTGACCGGTTGCACCCTTCGATAACACAATAAGGAAACCTGATCATGAAATCCATTCGTTCCGCACTGTGCGTGCTGACGGTCGCGGTTGGCTGCGTCGCGGCGCCGGCATCGTTCGCGAAACCGCCGGTTCCGACGCCGCCGGTACCGGTGCTGGCCGTCGGGCCGCAGTACGACACGACGCACGTGTGCGTGGCGCCGGAAGACTTCGACCGCTTCACCGACAGCTTCGTCGCGACGTTCGGCGGCAAGAAGTCGAAGCAGGGCGTGTTCCAGGTCACGCCGACGCCGAGCCAGACGATGTCGCAGCTCGTGCTCACGCCGGCCGGCACGATCTCGGTGTTCGGCTTCAAGACGCCGATTCCGTATCCGTTCTGCTCGGAGCGCACCGGTTATCTCGTGACCGACCTCGACGTCGCGATGAAGACGGCGCGCGCGCACGGTGCGGACGTGATCGTCGACACGTTCCCCGACCCGATCGGCCGCGACGCGATCATCCGCTGGACCGGCGGGCTGAACATGCAACTCTATTGGCATACCGAAGCGCCGCACTACGATGCGCTGGAGACGGTGCCGGAGAACCGCGTGTACGTGTCGCCGGAAAGCGTGCGCAAGCTGGTGCACGATTTCGTCAAGTTCTCGAACGGCAAGGTGGTGTCCGACACCCTCAAGGCGCCGGGCATCGAGATCGGCCGGCCGAACGACACGTATCGCCGCATTCGCATCGAGTCGGGCTTCGGCAAGATGACCGTGCTCGTGACCGACGGCCACCTGCCTTACCCGTTCGGCCGCGAGATGACCGGCTACGAAGTGCCCGATCTCGCCGCGACGCTGAAGAAGGCGCAGGCCGCGGGCGTGACCGTGCTCGTGCCGCCGTTCACGTCGGACGGCCGCGATGCGGCACTCGTGCAGTTCCCGGGCGGCTACGTCGCCGAGATCCACGCGAGCGCGGCGCGATGAAGCACGAGGACACGATCCTTGCCGCGGTGGCCGGCTTCGTCGACACGTTGAGCTTCGTCGCGCTGTTCGGGCTGTTCACCGCGCACGTGACGGGCAACTTCGTGCTGATCGGCGCGGGCATCGCGGGCTTCGGCCAGGGTGTCGTGCTGAAGCTCAGCGTGTTTCCCGCGTTCGTGTGCGGCGTGATCGCGAGCAGCCTGATCGCGCGGTCGATGTCGGGGCGGCCCGCATGGCAGGGTACGCGCGCGCTGCATGCGGTGCAGGCCGTGCTGCTGCTCGGCTTTTGCGCGGCCGGCGTGTGGGCGACGCCCGTCACGCATCCCGACAGCCTGCCGGCGCTCGTGGCCGGCATCGTCGGCACGTTCGCGATGGGCGTGCAGAACGCGCATTCGCGCGTGATCCCGCGCGCGGGCGTGCCGAACACGGTGATGACCGGCAACGTCACGCAGGCGATCCTCGACGTCGTCGACATGCTTTCCGCCGGCACGGCCGACAGCGTGCGCACGGCGGCCCGCGCGCGTTTCGCGAAGATGCTGCCGGCAATCGTCGCGTTCGCGCTCGGTGCGGCGTGCGGCGCGCTCGGGTTTCGCACTATCGGCTTTCTGGCGCTGCTCGCGCCGGTCTGCGCGCTTGCGGTGCTCGCGCTGTGCGCGGCGCAATCCGCCGGTGCGGTTGCGAAGGAGCGCGCATGAGCTTGCAGGGGGAGCGGCCGCATCGCGGCCGCCGCTTCGATCGTGCCGCACGCGTGTCCGTCGTCGCGGGGCTGCTGCTCGCCGGGCGCGGCGTGGCGTTCGCGCAAACGTCGCCGGCATCGGCTTCGGCACCGGCCACGGACGGCACCGCATCGACGTGCACGGCCAAGCGGCCGACCGTGCTGTTCAACCGCTGGCAGGAAGACTGGTCGGTGCTCGCGAATCCGTGCGTGCCGCGCGCACCGCTCGACGGCTTGAAATACATTCCGCTGGGAAACGATCCGGCCTCCTATCTGTCGCTCGGCGTGAACCTGCGCGAGCGTCTCGAGACCAACGACGCGCCACTGTTCGGCATCGGATCCGCGCAATCGGATACGTACCTGATCCAGCGCGTCGAAGTGCATGCCGATGCGCATCTCGGCCAGCACTGGCAGTTCTTCGTGCAGTTGCAGGACGACCGCGCGTTCGGCAAGAACACGATCTCGCCGGTCGACAAGAATCCGCTCGATCTCGAACAGGCATTCGCGACCTACACGGGCGCGCTCGGCGGCGGCACGTTCAAGTTCCGCGTCGGCCGGCAGGAGATGGCGTTCGACTTGCAGCGCTTCATCGCCGCGCGCGACGGTCCGAACGTGCGGCAGGCGTTCGATGCGCTATGGGCCGACTACGAATACCAGAAGTGGCGTTTCATCGCGTATGCGACCCAGCCGGTGCAGAACCGCAGCGTGTCCACGTTCGATGATGTGTCGAACCGCGACCTCACGTTCAGCGGCGTGCGCTTCGAGCGGCAGTCGGTGGGGCCCGGCGACCTGTCGGGCTACTGGTCGCGCTACAACCGCAGCAACGCGCGCTTTCTGGATGCGAGCGGTGCCGAGCGTCGCGACGTGTGGGACCTGCGTTACACCGGGACGCAAGGCCGCTTCGACTGGGATCTCGAAACGATGCTGCAGACGGGTACGGTCGGCAGCAGCACGATCCGCGCGTGGGCGGTCGGCTCGATCGCCGGCTACCGGCTCGACGCGCCGTGGTCGCCACGCATCGCGCTGCAGGTCGACGCGGCGTCGGGCGACCGGCATCCGCATGACGGCCGTGTCGAAACCTTCAACCCGCTGTTTCCGAACGGCTATTACTTCACGCTGGCCGGCTTCACCGGGTATTCGAACCTGATCCACGTGAAGCCGTCGGTGACGTTGAAGCCGTCGCCGAACCTGTCGCTGCTCGGCGCGCTCGGGTTCCAGTGGCGCGAGACGACCGGCGATGCGGTCTACCAGCAGGGCAACGCGGTGGTGCCGGGCACGGCGGGCAAGGGCGGGCTGTGGACCGGGATGTACGTGCAGCTGCGGGCGGACTGGACGATCGCCGCGAACCTGATCGGTGCGATCGAGGCCGTGCATTTCCAGGTCGGCGATGCGATCCGCCAGGCGGGCGGGCACAACGCCGACTACGTCGGGGTCGAGCTGAAGTATGGGTGGTAGCCCGCGTGTCGCGGCGCGTCCGTCGGCGAATCGCTGCCTGATGCGTGGTGTCGAATGAAGGCGCGTGTGCAGGTGCTCGCTTTTTCGGACGAGATGCTGATCGTGCGCTGGCTTGGGCCGGGCGGTGCGGAGCAGCGCTGGACGCCCGGGCGTGCGCTTCGCTCGGGCCACTGCGCGCTGTCGGGCGAGAAGATCGTCTGCGGCGACGCTGTGTTCAGTCCGCGCGGGCGGGCGCCGTTCGAGCCGAATGCAATGATCCTGGCGGCGGCGCTCGATCGTCCGCGCGTGTCGACGGTTCGCCCGCACGTCCAGGTGCTCGAGCGCTCGGCACAGCTGCTGGTCGTACGCTGGGTCGAGCCGGGGCGTGCGCATTTCGGCGAGCAGCACTGGAAACCGGGGCGCGCACGGCAGGCCGGTGTCTGCGTGCTGTCGGGCGCGCGGATCGCGTGCGGGGACGACGTGTTCCGCCCGAGCGGACGACCGACGCCACCGAATGCACGCGCGATGATTCTGGCCATCGCACTCGATGGCGCCGGGCTGAAGCACGGCGGGTGACGCGGCACACACGTGCTTGCGTTTGCGGTTGCGCAATGACAAAGGGCGGCCGAAGCCGCCCTTTGTCATGTCGTGGCCGGCATCGCGCCGGCCGGTGCATCGCAGTGCCGCTCAGCCGTTACAGGTTCGGCGACAGTTGCAGCGCGTTCGTCAGGTCGCCCATCGGCTGCCCGCCGTTGGCCTTCAGCGCGTCGTCGCGTTGCTGCAGGCCCGTGAGGCGCGGCAGCGAGAAGCGGCGCGTGATGAAGCGCAGGATCGACGCGGTGTCGTACTGCGTGTGGTCGACGAAACCCTTCTTCGAGAACGGCGACACGATGAGTGCCGGAATCCGCGTGCCCGGGCCCCAGCGGTCGCCCTTCGGCGGCGACACGTGATCCCAGAAGCCGCCGTTTTCGTCGTACGTGACGACCACGACCATGTTCTTCCACTGCGGGCTGGCCTGCAGGTGGGCGATCAGGTTCGCGATGTGCTGGTCGCCGCTCGAGACGTCCGTGTAGCCCGCGTGTTCGTTCAGGTTGCCCTGCGGCTTGTAGAACGAGACCTGCGGCAGCGTGCCCGCGTCGATCGCCTTGATGAACTCGCTGCCGTCGGTGCCGCCGTCGAGCAAGTGCTGCGCGCGGCTTGCGCTGCCCGGTGCCTGGTTCGCGTAGTAGTTGAACGGCTGGTGGTGCGGCTGGAAGTTCGGCGCCGTCATGTTCGGGCCGTAGATCACGTTCGCCGTGCCGCTTTGCGCGGCCTGCAGCGCCTGGTTCCACGCACCGCCGTACCATGCCCACGACACGCCCGCGTTGGTCAGCAGGTCGCCGATGTTCTGTTGCGATTGCGGCGGCAGCGTCGATGCGGCCGACGGGTCGGCGAGGTTCGGGTCGCCGCCCGATGCCGCCTTGTTGCCGCTCGGCTGGTACGGCGGCTGCATCGTGTTGATCGCGTAGAAGTCCGGCGTCAGGTTGCCCGAGTTCACGAACTTCGGAATGCCGTCGAGCGCGGAAGCCGGCGAGTTGGTCGCGAGCTGCAGCGACTTGCCGTCTGCGGCGACAGCCGAGATCGAACCGGCGGCCGGGCTCTTGTCCGCGTTCGCGTAGAACGGCGCGCACGCGCAGATCAGGTACTGGTGGTTCAGGAACGAGCCGCCGAACGCGCCCATGAAGAAGTTGTCGGCCAGCGTGAACTGCTGCGCGATCTTCCACAGCGGCAGCTTCGTCGCGTCGGGCGTGTAGTGGCCCATCACGAGGCCGCCCGAGTCGGCCCAGGCGGCGAACATGTCGTTCTTGCCGCCGTTGATCTGCATCTGGTTCTCGTAGAAGCGGTGATACAGGTCGCGCGTCGTCACGCTCATCGACGTGTTGAAGCCGTTCGGGTCGTCGATCGCGAACGGTGCGTTCGGCAGGTTGGCCGTCATCGCTTCGGTCACGGCCGGCGTGACGCCCTTCGCGGTCAGGCCGCCCCAGACCTTCGGCAGCGTCGCGAGCGGCTGGCCGTTGCGGTCCTTCTGCTGCGCGCTTGCTGCAGTCACGTTCTGCAGGCCGTTCGCGCCCGGGAAGTTGCCGTACAGGTTGTCGAAGCTGCGGTTTTCCGCGTAGATCACGACGACGTTCTTCACCGTCGACAGGCCTTGCTGCTGCACGTCGTCGCCGCCGCAGGCAGTGAGGGCCGCGGCCGCGGCAACGGCGATCGGTGTAAAGCGAATCCAGGCGTGGTTTTTCATCCGTTGTACTCTCTATCTCTCTCTTGTCGCGTGGGGAACCGGAGCATTCGTGTACCGCCGGTTCGCGAGGGTAACCGTGGTATGTCCGGCTGTAAGCATTTTGAGGGTGCGATTTGACAGCCGGGTGTAGGCGTCCTTTCGATTAGCTGTCGATTGGTCGTCATGTAACGGTCATGCGGCTGACATAAACTCCGGCCGCTCCTGAACCCACTTTCCGACGAATCGATGAAGCCTCGCCAACCGACAGCCGGCGCGTTCGCGCGTTCGTGGCTGCACCTGACCGGCGCATTCGCGCTGGCCACCACGCTTGCAACCCTTGCCGGCTGTGACGGACAGCCGGGGGCAGGCGCGCCGCCCGTGCAGGCCGCGAGCGCGGCAAGCGCGCCGGGCGCCGCCAATGTGGTTGCGTCCGCAACGGTTGCCGCCAGTGGCGCGGTGGTCGAAACGAACCAGCCGCAGACGCGGGCACAAGTTTACGAAGGCGTGCGCCGGATGACGGCGCTCGGCAAGCAACTTTTCTTTGACCCTACGCTGTCAGGTTCCGGCAAGCTCGCATGCGCGTCGTGCCACAGCCCCGATCACGCGTTCGGGCCGCCCAATGCGCTGGCCGTGCAGTTCGGCGGCGACGACATGAAGCGCCCGGGCTTTCGCGCGGTGCCGTCGCTCAAGTACCTGCAGGGCGTGCCGCAGTTCACCGAGCACTTCCACGATTCCGACGACGAAGGCGACGAGAGCGTCGATGCGGGCCCGACGGGCGGCCTCACGTGGGACGGCCGCGTCGACACGGGCGCCGAGCAGGCGCGCATTCCGCTCACGTCGCCGTTCGAGATGAACAGCTCGCCCGCGAAGGTCGCGCAGGCCGTGAAGGCGGCGTCGTATGCGGACGAGTTCCGCGCGGTGTTCGGCGTGAAGGTGCTCGACGACGACGCGGCCACGTTCAAGGCCGTGCTGCGTGCGCTCGAGACGTTCGAGCAGACGCCCGAACTGTTCTCGCCGTACACGAGCAAGTACGACGCGTATCTCGCCGGCCATGCGCAGCTCACGCCGACTGAACTGCGCGGCCTGCAGCTGTTCAACGACGAGAAGAAGGGCAATTGCGCGAGCTGCCACATCAGCCAGCGCGCGCTCGACGGCACGCCGCCGCAGTTCAGCGATTTCGGGCTGATCGCGATTGCGGTGCCGCGCAACCGCGCGCTGCCCGTCAATCGCGTCCCGCGTTTTTACGATCTCGGTGCGTGTGGCCCCGAGCGTACCGACCTGAAGGGCCGCGACGAATTCTGCGGGTTGTTCCGCACGCCGTCGCTGCGCAACGTCGCGCTGCGCAAGACGTTCTTCCACAACGGCGTGTATCACACGCTGGAGGACGTGATGCGCTTCTACGTCGAGCGAGACATCCATCCGGAGAAGTTCTATCCGGTCGTGCACGGCAAGGTGCAGATTTATGACGACCTGCCCAAGCGCTACTGGCCGAACATCAACCGCGAGGCGCCGTTCGATCGCAAGCGCGGCGAGCAGCCCGCGCTGAACGCGGCGGAGATCAAGGACGTGATCGCGTTCCTCGGTACGCTGACTGACGGATATCAGCAAACGGCCGCGCCGGCCGGCCACTAGAAGGCGGCGCAGACGGCACGCATGCTATCCTCGCTCGCTGACAGGCGCAGTGTGCGTGCCGGATGGCCGGCCCCCGGTTCGCCGGCATGCACCGCGCCGTTCGATCGAACATCCAAGGAGAACAACATGTCGATGCGTGCATCCCTTTCCGTCGTCACGCGCGTGCTGGCCGGCGCCGCGTGCGCAGCCGCGATGCTGCCCGCCCATGCGCAGAACAACCTGAACTTCCTGAACGACACGCCGCTCAGCTACTTCAGCAAGACCGACCGCGCGTCGCTTTCGAAGGCCGTGGTGCAGGTGCGCGACGAAGGCAAGGACGGCGAGACCACGACGTGGCAAAGCAGCGGCCGCGGCACGCAGATCGATGCGAAGCTCACGCCGACCACGACCGAGACGGACGGCAAGACCTGCCGTGAAATCGCCACCGAAATCACCGCAAAGGGCCAGACGATGACGCTCAAGCCCGTCTATTGCAAGACCGACGCGGGCAAGTGGCAGCTGCAGAAGCGCTGAGCACGCGGGTGATGAAGCGGGGCGGCGCGCCGCGCACGGTGTCGTGCGGCGTCGTGATCCTCGATGGGGCCGGCCGCGTGTTCCTCGCGCATGCGACGGATACCACGCACTGGGATATCCCGAAGGGGCAGGGCGAGCCGGGCGAGTCGCCGGCCGACGCGGCGCTGCGTGAACTGCTTGAGGAAACCGGTCTCGTGTTCGGCGCCGATCGGCTGCTCGATCTTGGCCGCTTCGCGTACCGGCACGACAAGGATCTTCACCTGTTCGCGGTGTGCGTGGCCGACGATGAAGTCGATCTCGCGCACTGCACGTGCACGTCGCTGTTCCCGAGTCGTCGCGACGGCTCGATGATTCCCGAGATGGATGCGTATCGCTGGACCGTGCCCGGCGACATCGATGCGTTTGCAAGCCGCAGCCTCGCGCGGCTGTTTCGCACGAAGCTGTCGCTGGTGGAGTTGCATCGGCGGCTGATGGGCGGGTAACGAGCGACGGCTTCCGTTGCCATGTGCCCTGGCTTCGCTTCATGGCACGCAACAAAAAACCGGCCCTGGGGCCGGTTTTTTCATGGTCACGCGACGGTGGCTTTCGAAGCCGCACACCGCCGCGCGTGAAGCACGCCGTTACGCCGGCTTGCCCCAGCTGTCGCGCAGCCCGACGATCCGGTTGAACACCGGCTTGCCCGGCTTCGAATCGACGCGATCCGCCACGAAGTAGCCGTGACGCTCGAACTGCAGGCGCGTTTCCGGCG includes these proteins:
- a CDS encoding DoxX family protein, whose product is MATPTTRGGAGNPAWVRALLAQPWVLPLARLALVSAYLIGGVAKALDFNGAVAEQAHFGLQPAALWAALAIAVEIAGSLCIVLGRFTWLGAGSLAMLTLVAMAVANDFWNRTGAEHFMALNSFFEHLGLIAALVLATRLADAKRTDGDGRA
- a CDS encoding YoaK family protein, which produces MKHEDTILAAVAGFVDTLSFVALFGLFTAHVTGNFVLIGAGIAGFGQGVVLKLSVFPAFVCGVIASSLIARSMSGRPAWQGTRALHAVQAVLLLGFCAAGVWATPVTHPDSLPALVAGIVGTFAMGVQNAHSRVIPRAGVPNTVMTGNVTQAILDVVDMLSAGTADSVRTAARARFAKMLPAIVAFALGAACGALGFRTIGFLALLAPVCALAVLALCAAQSAGAVAKERA
- a CDS encoding VOC family protein; its protein translation is MKSIRSALCVLTVAVGCVAAPASFAKPPVPTPPVPVLAVGPQYDTTHVCVAPEDFDRFTDSFVATFGGKKSKQGVFQVTPTPSQTMSQLVLTPAGTISVFGFKTPIPYPFCSERTGYLVTDLDVAMKTARAHGADVIVDTFPDPIGRDAIIRWTGGLNMQLYWHTEAPHYDALETVPENRVYVSPESVRKLVHDFVKFSNGKVVSDTLKAPGIEIGRPNDTYRRIRIESGFGKMTVLVTDGHLPYPFGREMTGYEVPDLAATLKKAQAAGVTVLVPPFTSDGRDAALVQFPGGYVAEIHASAAR
- a CDS encoding alginate export family protein, yielding MSLQGERPHRGRRFDRAARVSVVAGLLLAGRGVAFAQTSPASASAPATDGTASTCTAKRPTVLFNRWQEDWSVLANPCVPRAPLDGLKYIPLGNDPASYLSLGVNLRERLETNDAPLFGIGSAQSDTYLIQRVEVHADAHLGQHWQFFVQLQDDRAFGKNTISPVDKNPLDLEQAFATYTGALGGGTFKFRVGRQEMAFDLQRFIAARDGPNVRQAFDALWADYEYQKWRFIAYATQPVQNRSVSTFDDVSNRDLTFSGVRFERQSVGPGDLSGYWSRYNRSNARFLDASGAERRDVWDLRYTGTQGRFDWDLETMLQTGTVGSSTIRAWAVGSIAGYRLDAPWSPRIALQVDAASGDRHPHDGRVETFNPLFPNGYYFTLAGFTGYSNLIHVKPSVTLKPSPNLSLLGALGFQWRETTGDAVYQQGNAVVPGTAGKGGLWTGMYVQLRADWTIAANLIGAIEAVHFQVGDAIRQAGGHNADYVGVELKYGW
- a CDS encoding NUDIX hydrolase produces the protein MKRGGAPRTVSCGVVILDGAGRVFLAHATDTTHWDIPKGQGEPGESPADAALRELLEETGLVFGADRLLDLGRFAYRHDKDLHLFAVCVADDEVDLAHCTCTSLFPSRRDGSMIPEMDAYRWTVPGDIDAFASRSLARLFRTKLSLVELHRRLMGG
- a CDS encoding amidohydrolase; the encoded protein is MSATATQPDLILHNGRITTLDHANPVATAVAIKDGRFVAVGADADIVPLAGRATKVVDLDCRSVLPGLIDNHTHVIRGGLNYNLELRWDGVRSLAVAMEMLKHQVAITPAPQWVRVVGGFTEHQFAEKRLPTIDELNAVAPDTPVFILHLYDRALLNAAALRVVGYTKDTPEPPGGTILRDEAGNPTGLLLANPNATILYATLAKGPKLPFDYQYNSTRHFMRELNRLGVTGVIDAGGGSQNYPDDYEVIRKLHDAGEMTVRIAYNLFTQKPNAEKEDFVNWTKSVKYHDGTDYFRHNGAGEMLVFSAADFEDFRVARPDLPAQMEDDLEGVVRVLAQNRWPWRMHATYDETISRALDVFEKVNRDIPLDGLNWFFDHAETVSDKSMDRIAALGGGIAVQHRMAYQGEYFVERYGAQAAEATPPVAKMLDKGIKVSAGTDATRVASYNPWVSLAWLVTGKTVGGLRMYPQRNLLDRETALRMWTEYVTWFSNEEGKKGRIAVGQLADLMVPDRDFFTCAEDDIVDTTALLTVVGGRIVWGAGPFASHDAPIPPAMPDWSPVREYGGYGGWGATQRNGAPLQRAAAAAMCGCSSACNVHGHAHAGAWGRALPTSDAKGFWGAFGCSCWAV
- a CDS encoding DUF1427 family protein, which codes for MESYLLSLGAGVLIGIVYSVIKVRSPAPPLIALVGLAGMLIGAQAIAPIRHWLGF
- a CDS encoding acid phosphatase codes for the protein MKNHAWIRFTPIAVAAAAALTACGGDDVQQQGLSTVKNVVVIYAENRSFDNLYGNFPGANGLQNVTAASAQQKDRNGQPLATLPKVWGGLTAKGVTPAVTEAMTANLPNAPFAIDDPNGFNTSMSVTTRDLYHRFYENQMQINGGKNDMFAAWADSGGLVMGHYTPDATKLPLWKIAQQFTLADNFFMGAFGGSFLNHQYLICACAPFYANADKSPAAGSISAVAADGKSLQLATNSPASALDGIPKFVNSGNLTPDFYAINTMQPPYQPSGNKAASGGDPNLADPSAASTLPPQSQQNIGDLLTNAGVSWAWYGGAWNQALQAAQSGTANVIYGPNMTAPNFQPHHQPFNYYANQAPGSASRAQHLLDGGTDGSEFIKAIDAGTLPQVSFYKPQGNLNEHAGYTDVSSGDQHIANLIAHLQASPQWKNMVVVVTYDENGGFWDHVSPPKGDRWGPGTRIPALIVSPFSKKGFVDHTQYDTASILRFITRRFSLPRLTGLQQRDDALKANGGQPMGDLTNALQLSPNL
- a CDS encoding DUF3331 domain-containing protein produces the protein MAAALDRPRVSTVRPHVQVLERSAQLLVVRWVEPGRAHFGEQHWKPGRARQAGVCVLSGARIACGDDVFRPSGRPTPPNARAMILAIALDGAGLKHGG
- a CDS encoding cytochrome-c peroxidase, which gives rise to MKPRQPTAGAFARSWLHLTGAFALATTLATLAGCDGQPGAGAPPVQAASAASAPGAANVVASATVAASGAVVETNQPQTRAQVYEGVRRMTALGKQLFFDPTLSGSGKLACASCHSPDHAFGPPNALAVQFGGDDMKRPGFRAVPSLKYLQGVPQFTEHFHDSDDEGDESVDAGPTGGLTWDGRVDTGAEQARIPLTSPFEMNSSPAKVAQAVKAASYADEFRAVFGVKVLDDDAATFKAVLRALETFEQTPELFSPYTSKYDAYLAGHAQLTPTELRGLQLFNDEKKGNCASCHISQRALDGTPPQFSDFGLIAIAVPRNRALPVNRVPRFYDLGACGPERTDLKGRDEFCGLFRTPSLRNVALRKTFFHNGVYHTLEDVMRFYVERDIHPEKFYPVVHGKVQIYDDLPKRYWPNINREAPFDRKRGEQPALNAAEIKDVIAFLGTLTDGYQQTAAPAGH